The following is a genomic window from Longimicrobium sp..
AATGGGGAATGGGGAATGGGGAATGGCGCGGCTACAGCCGGGGAGCGACGGTGGCGCGCGCTTCGTCGGACGTGATCACCGGCCACACCTCGAATTCCACCAGGTCCTCCCAGCGCGAGATCCACTCGTCGAGGAGGGCCCGGTCGTCGCACTCCATCACCTGGAAGCAGCGCGCGAGGTCGTCCTGCACCCAGCTCGCCACGTAGCGCAGCCCCTCCGGCGCCATCCGCCCCTGCTCCGCGAACCGGCGGTACACCGGCACCGCGTCGCCCCCGCGGAAGTTCTCAACGATCATGTAGAGCATGCGTTCCGCCTCAGCTTCCTGTGAGGTGCTCGAACAGCCCGCTAGCCCCGCGCACACCCATCTTGCGCACCGCGGCGGTGTGCGCGGCCGCGGCGGCCTCGTCCCATCCCGCCCCGCCGACCAGCGATGTGAAGAAAGTCGCCCCCCACACGTCGCCGCACCCGGTGGGATCGCCCGTGCAGGGGCGGCTCGGGTAGCGGCTCGCCGCAAGCGGTCCCCCAACCTCCCTGCGCGACTCCGGCCAGCAGCGCGGATCGGCCGGGATGTCGGCGCCCCGCAGGATCGTCGCCCCCTCCACGCCGTGTGTGACGGCCACCACACGTGGACCGGCGCCCATCAGCGTCGCCGCCGCGTCGTCTCGCGAGTCCGCTCCAGGGGCGAGCATGCGCAGCTCGTCGTCGTTGAGCTGCACCGCGTCGAAGGAGGCCGCCCAGCGCTCCCACTCCGGCAGGTGGCGCATCACGCGCGTTCCCGCGCCGGGGCAGCCCAGGAAGAGCGAGTGCAGGTCGGCGTACAGCGGCCCGGCGAACTCCGCGCGCAGCCGCTCCGTCGCCTCCAGCCCGATCTCGAAGCCTGAGAAGTAGTTGACGTACAGCGCATCCAGGCCGGCCACGCGGGGCGCCAGCTCGTCCCAGGTCCACGCTTCGACGCCGCCGGTCAGCCGCTCGCCGCGCCGCGCGTCGTCGGTGTAGCGCAGCTCGACGCGGTTGTTCGGCTCCGGCGCCGCCACCAGTGCCGATTCCGCGTCCACCCCCGGCAGCGCGGCGGCAAAGGCGCGGGCCTCGTCGAAAAGGTCCTGCCCCACGCGTGCTACCGCCACGATCTCCCACCCGTCCGGACGTGCGGCGGCGGCGGCGGCCAGCGAGTACGCCAGCCCGCCCCAGCTCTCGAACGGCCGCCCCGCCGCCTGGTCCTCCAGCGTCCAGATGCGGTCCCAAACGAACGTGCCGAGGATGCCGAGGCGAAGGGTCACGATTGAGGCATGGGAACGGGGAACGGCCGGATCGAAATGCGGTGAACGGGCGGCGCGCATGGCCGGGCACGGGCAGCCACATGGGGCGGCCCCTACGAAGGTCGGTGCGCAGCGCAGGCGGGGGAGCGGCGTCGGGCACGGGCGCGATGAATCGCGCCCCTACAAGGATCTGTGCAGCCGGAGGGCAGTTCTCCCCCTCACCCGCCCTGCGCCCCCGCAGGCGGGGGAGGGGGCCGGGGGGAGGGGGCCTCACATCGCCCCGTAGTTCTCCTTCTTGAACACCCCCGCCGCCCCCACCACCCCCGCCGTCCCCGGCAGCTCGGCGGGGACGATGCGGCAGCACTCCTGCGCGGAGCGGAAGGCGCGGCGGCGCACCTCGGCGATCAGCGGCACGAAGAGGTGGTCGCCCGCGCGCGTCACGCCGCCCGCGATCACCACCATCTGCGGATTCAGGATGTTGATGATGCTCGCCACGCCCGATCCCAAAAAACGGGCCGTGTCCTTCATCACCTCGGTGGCGTACGGATCCCCCAGGACGGCGGCCTCGTAGACGGTGGCGGCGGTGATCTCCTCCAACCTGCCGTCCACCATCTCCTCGAGCATCGACTCGGCGCCGGCCTCGATCCCCTCGGTGGCACGCAGCGCGATGGCGGGGCCGCTGGCGTACTGCTCCAGGCAGCCGTAGTTGCCGCACTTGCACTTGCGGCCGTTGCTGTCGATGGTCATGTGGCCGATCTCGCCGGCCACGTCGCTGCACCCGTGGTAGATCTCGCCGTTCAGCACGATTCCGCCGCCGATCCCCGTCCCCAGCGTGAAGCCGACGAGCGACTGCGTGCCACGCCCGGCGCCCAGCCACCACTCGCCGTAGGTGGCGCAGTTGGCGTCGTTGTCCAGCGAGCAGGGGAGCTTGACGGCGTTGGAGATCAGGTCGCGCAGCGGGAAGTTGCGCCACCCCAGGTTCGGCGTGTTGATGACCGTGCCCGTCTTGCGGTTGAGGGGGCCCGGCGAGCCGATCCCCACCCCCGCAACGGCCGCGCGCGTGGTGCCGTGCGCCTCGGCCACCTCGGCGATGGCGTCGTTCACCATGTGGACGATGCGGTCCACCACGAACTTGGCCCCGCGGTTGGACTCGGTGGGGAGCGTGCGCAGCCCCAGCACCTCCCCGCCTTCGATGGGCACAAGGCCCACGACGACGTTGGTGCCGCCCAGGTCCACCCCCACGATCCAGCGCTTCTCGGCCTTGTCCGCTGTCATGCGTGTCCTGATGAACGGTTCAGCGCAGCACGCGCAACGTAGGATCCGGTGCCAGCTCGGCGATTCCCTGCTCCGCGCGCACCAGCCGCTCGCGCGTGATGGCGTCGAGGATGGCGCGGTTGGCGCTCACCACCTCGGGGCGCCGGTACGGACGGTCGTGGTGCAGATGCAGCGCGACGGCGCGGTGGCGGATCTGCATCCCCCTTACCCCCGCGTTCTCCAGGCGGTACCCCAGCGCCCGGTCCAGCCCGCCGTACCCCATCTTCCCTTCGAAGCCGTTCACCCGCAAGATCGCCTCGCGCCAGGTGGAGGCGTTGTTCCCGTGGAAGTGCGCGGCCGTCGGCGTGATGCGGTCGAACAGCGCCGCCAGCTTCGGCGAGCGCACCAGGCGCAGCGCGCGGCGCCCCGGCCTCCATCCCCGCGCCCAGAGCCAGCGCAGCTCGGCCACGCGACCCGACGTCACGTCCTCGACGGTGATGCGCTCGCTCACCCCGGCCGGGAGCTTCAGGGAGCCGCCCGCCAGGTAGCGCCCCGGCCGGGCCAGCGCGCGGTGCACCTCCACCACGTCGCGACGCGGAA
Proteins encoded in this region:
- a CDS encoding DUF3303 family protein — translated: MLYMIVENFRGGDAVPVYRRFAEQGRMAPEGLRYVASWVQDDLARCFQVMECDDRALLDEWISRWEDLVEFEVWPVITSDEARATVAPRL
- a CDS encoding carbohydrate kinase family protein, which codes for MTLRLGILGTFVWDRIWTLEDQAAGRPFESWGGLAYSLAAAAAARPDGWEIVAVARVGQDLFDEARAFAAALPGVDAESALVAAPEPNNRVELRYTDDARRGERLTGGVEAWTWDELAPRVAGLDALYVNYFSGFEIGLEATERLRAEFAGPLYADLHSLFLGCPGAGTRVMRHLPEWERWAASFDAVQLNDDELRMLAPGADSRDDAAATLMGAGPRVVAVTHGVEGATILRGADIPADPRCWPESRREVGGPLAASRYPSRPCTGDPTGCGDVWGATFFTSLVGGAGWDEAAAAAHTAAVRKMGVRGASGLFEHLTGS
- a CDS encoding ROK family protein, whose translation is MTADKAEKRWIVGVDLGGTNVVVGLVPIEGGEVLGLRTLPTESNRGAKFVVDRIVHMVNDAIAEVAEAHGTTRAAVAGVGIGSPGPLNRKTGTVINTPNLGWRNFPLRDLISNAVKLPCSLDNDANCATYGEWWLGAGRGTQSLVGFTLGTGIGGGIVLNGEIYHGCSDVAGEIGHMTIDSNGRKCKCGNYGCLEQYASGPAIALRATEGIEAGAESMLEEMVDGRLEEITAATVYEAAVLGDPYATEVMKDTARFLGSGVASIINILNPQMVVIAGGVTRAGDHLFVPLIAEVRRRAFRSAQECCRIVPAELPGTAGVVGAAGVFKKENYGAM
- a CDS encoding glycosyltransferase encodes the protein MRLSVIVSTYNKPHFLERVLWGYAVQTDRDFELVVADDGSGPETAELIRRVRAESKMDIVHVWHEDRGFRKTEILNRAIVASRGDYLLFTDGDCIPRRDVVEVHRALARPGRYLAGGSLKLPAGVSERITVEDVTSGRVAELRWLWARGWRPGRRALRLVRSPKLAALFDRITPTAAHFHGNNASTWREAILRVNGFEGKMGYGGLDRALGYRLENAGVRGMQIRHRAVALHLHHDRPYRRPEVVSANRAILDAITRERLVRAEQGIAELAPDPTLRVLR